Proteins from a genomic interval of Garra rufa chromosome 4, GarRuf1.0, whole genome shotgun sequence:
- the LOC141332846 gene encoding protein LDOC1-like: MEIDPAEEQTPTSNVDRILSELSSQAAAIHKHEQILTEILQHLRPQASPVSSIQSVSETALLQPTQSQVVFQPGPPAGLLPEPKLPAPERYDGNPERCRGFITQCTLAFQLQPNSFPTESSKVAYMTTLLVGKALDWATALWDRQSPLTTSSKHFIAEMKKVFHHPVSGAEVDNRLLQLTQGTRSVAEFAIEFRTLATEN; the protein is encoded by the exons ATGGAGATAGACCCAGCAGAAGAACAGACTCCTACCTCCAATGTGGATCGTATTCTATCTGAACTCTCTAGCCAAGCTGCAGCCATTCACAAGCATGAACAGATTTTAACTGAGATTCTCCAGCATCTAAGACCTCAAGCCTCTCCAGTCTCATCAATCCAGTCTGTGTCTGAAACTGCTCTATTACAACCAACCCAATCTCAAGTTGTCTTTCAGCCAGGTCCACCAGCAGGTCTTCTCCCTGAGCCTAAACTTCCAGCCCCTGAGAGGTACGATGGGAACCCAGAGAGGTGTCGGGGATTTATTACACAGTGTACCCTTGCTTTTCAATTGCAGCCTAACAGTTTTCCTACAGAGAGCAGCAAAGTGGCATATATGACAACTCTTCTTGTGGGAAAGGCGCTGGATTGGGCTACGGCTCTCTGGGACCGGCAGTCTCCTCTCACAACCAGCAGTAAGCACTTCATAGCAGAGATGAAGAAGGTCTTTCACCACCCTGTTAGTGGAGCAGAGGTTGATAATCGACTCCTTCAGCTCACACAAGGAACACGCAGTGTGGCAGAGTTTGCTATCGAGTTCCGCACCCTAGCAACAGAGA ACTAG